A window of Cheilinus undulatus linkage group 1, ASM1832078v1, whole genome shotgun sequence contains these coding sequences:
- the LOC121511006 gene encoding uncharacterized protein LOC121511006: MSVALYSASGNNATLQSTTVGGTKPLHRFIKGQPKIIGIIVLILGSSSFILSISVISNSTLPMWSAIPPGILVGLMFIACGILYVLTEHNPTKKTVTISLALSIVAILGTCWTLLQMIPEIIHNAHYRYFEYMEENMTDNEDATWASHYEAMGLSCEVIFLIYSFFGGVIFVVMSVMAGAALRSTKSQALVMMTTTPSETRAEEHAHEEGLNCEKMSI; encoded by the exons ATGTCTGTTGCGCTGTACTCTGCAAGTGGCAATAATGCGACTCTTCAAAGTACCACAGTAGGAGGAACCAAACCTTTACACCGCTTCATTAAGGGACAACCCAAGATCATTGGC ATTATAGTGCTTATTCTGGGCTCATCTTCCTTCATCCTTTCCATATCAGTCATTAGCAACTCTACTTTACCAATGTGGTCAGCTATCCCACCTGGCATCTTGGTTGGACTGATG TTTATCGCATGTGGGATTCTGTATGTTTTGACTGAACACAACCCAACCAAGAAAACA GTAACCATATCATTGGCTCTGAGTATTGTGGCCATACTTGGCACATGTTGGACCTTGCTGCAAATGATTCCCGAGATAATACACAACGCACACTACAGATATTTTGAATACATGGAAGAAAATATGACAGACAACGAAGATGCTACATGGGCGTCCCATTATGAG gccATGGGACTATCATGTGAAGTGATCTTTCTGATCTACAGTTTTTTTGGTGGGGTTATTTTCGTTGTAATGTCAGTTATGGCCGGGGCTGCCCTACGCTCAACAAAGAGCCAG GCCTTGGTCATGATGACCACTACCCCAAGTGAAACAAGAGCTGAGGAACATGCACACGAAGAAGGTctaaattgtgaaaaaatgagCATTTAG
- the ddias gene encoding uncharacterized protein ddias: MSVRPALVDCVVLSLQDSCVFYPSCKGCFSRIQVELKNTTRCRCSKCGYVCLRENVDYRYRLSLKVTRETCIFGVTVFGTCLNPFFGIHATGLQRLLNNMEGPVEASTRSTLLVTAVQDCFIGRRFIFGIKVTETEPEPWLRRPIVNSSSSRETVQLIASQMILPKALGLAGCTVVSYYEILLQKASEYEQGSTDLHKPSRPPETPLLLCLHPSPPSSFDSTSPSTASCISLPLQRSQYQDCTLTPTPPWQQSLGLITSSAEQEESCNSQDRGEDRLRQTNKKNTQNQTERDNLKHLKIAEERGSSPLRSLQCHSCSSPSFAKYSSVNEAAGQTSIQESLFSLSPSNNNNNSSSKRRCSLRNLTKTHLSDSLAWENLPFSESLTEFLGEENKDCINVSESKADLNVQNQEETTKNSLELGSQDKNLSVESESVCQSFTQKKVNTFMDLIDTPGLSEADSLDLSEQVCKEPAECVNKSQVGTILLQEDEKSFPSFLESEEEQLQGDVYDCSADLFSSPPMMDKNTSMLKTNTETVRVTTEACTELYMPKKQCLRREMTDLTPVRQKLKSNICSNDDNFLPPGTLDLDFVPPSQSTPIVKLVALTGTPDPSYRTSTFGEFISQTHSQDFSSHFRNQSELGSKIKTKIPSYKSEGVGVNQVHQCGDESTKENLERSTTFSRYRFNSKRRFVKHKNRLRDQRWAPDTGSPGRQKHSCNHDVALCDNDNSLFVPPTPVAKSLLSEKQRKGQTEYSSSSSSQTYGELLRDRRDCKISLMDQTVKSTQRGLVQTGNADSETLDKGAMDGSDSENGACDWSRDLFSDSV; encoded by the exons ATGTCTGTGAGACCAGCTCTGGTGGACTGTGTGGTTTTATCACTGCAAGACTCCTGTGTGTTTTATCCGTCCTGTAAAGGATGTTTCTCCAGGATTCAAGTTGAACTGAAGAACACGACAAG ATGTCGATGCTCCAAGTGTGGCTATGTCTGTCTGAGGGAAAATGTCGATTACAGATACCGCCTCTCACTGAAAGTGACCAGAGAAACATGCATATTTGGAGTGACAGTATTTGGAACCTGCTTGAATCCGTTCTTTGGCATTCACGCAACTGGCTTACAAAG GTTGTTGAACAACATGGAAGGACCAGTTGAAGCATCAACTAGATCTACATTGTTGGTCACAGCTGTCCAAGACTGTTTCATTGGCAGACGTTTCATCTTTGGTATAAAG GTGACTGAAACTGAACCTGAGCCCTGGTTACGACGGCCCATTGTGAATAGCTCCAGCAGTAGAGAGACAGTCCAGTTAATCGCCAGCCAGATGATCCTCCCCAAAGCTTTAGGCCTCGCAGGCTGCACAGTGGTCAGTTATTATGAGATCCTTTTACAGAAAGCTTCAGAGTATGAGCAGGGCTCTACTGATCTGCACAAACCCTCCAGACCCCCTGAAACACCCCTGCTGCTGTGTCTTCATCCTTCACCACCCAGCAGTTTTGACAGCACTTCACCATCTACAGCAAGTTGTATAAGTCTACCACTGCAAAg ATCACAGTACCAGGACTGCACCCTTACTCCCACCCCTCCATGGCAGCAATCACTGGGGCTCATTACATCGTCAGCAGAACAAGAAGAAAGCTGCAACTCCCAGGACAGAGGAGAAGATCGCCttagacaaacaaacaaaaagaacacacaaaatcaaacagagagagacaacCTGAAGCATCTTAAAATTGCAGAGGAAAGAGGATCATCACCTCTTCGTTCTTTACAGTGCCACTCATGCAGTAGTCCATCGTTTGCCAAATACTCATCTGTTAATGAAGCAGCTGGGCAGACCTCCATCCAGGAGTCATTGTTCAGTCTTTCACCAtctaacaacaataacaacagctCCAGTAAGAGGAGGTGCTCCCTCAGAAATCTTACCAAGACACATTTATCAGACTCCTTGGCTTGGGAGAATTTGCCTTTCTCTGAAAGTCTCACAGAGTTTTTGGGTGAGGAAAACAAAGACTGTATTAATGTCAGTGAATCAAAGGCAGATCTGAACGTACAAAACCAggaagaaacaacaaaaaacagcctGGAACTTGGATCACAAGATAAGAACTTATCAGTTGAATCAGAGTCTGTTTGTCAGAGTTTCACACAGAAAAAGGTCAACACATTTATGGATTTAATCGATACTCCAGGACTGAGTGAAGCAGACAGTCTTGATTTATCAGAACAAGTATGTAAAGAACCTGCTGAATGTGTGAACAAGAGTCAAGTCGGAACCATTCTTCTTCAGGAGGATGAAAagtcttttccttcttttttggaGAGTGAAGAAGAGCAGCTTCAAGGAGACGTCTATGATTGTTCAGCAGACTTGTTCAGTAGCCCACCAATGATGGACAAGAACACAAGCATgcttaaaacaaacacagaaactgtCAGGGTGACCACAGAAGCTTGTACGGAGCTGTACATGCCAAAGAAGCAGTGCCTGAGGAGAGAGATGACTGATTTAACACCTGTCAGACAGAAGCTGAAAAGCAACATATGCAGTAATGATGACAACTTCCTTCCACCTGGGACACTAGATCTTGACTTTGTCCCTCCTTCTCAGTCAACCCCCATTGTAAAATTAGTTGCATTGACAGGGACACCTGACCCCTCATACAGAACCTCGACATTTGGGGAGTTCATTTCACAGACTCACAGCCAAGATTTCAGTTCTCATTTTAGAAATCAGTCTGAACTgggcagtaaaataaaaaccaaaatcCCCTCTTATAAATCAGAGGGTGTTGGTGTGAATCAAGTGCACCAGTGTGGCGATGAGTCAACAAAAGAAAACCTGGAGAGGAGTACAACATTCAGCAGGTACAGATTCAATTCAAAGAGGAGATTTGTGAAGCATAAAAATCGTCTGAGAGACCAGAGATGGGCGCCAGACACAGGGTCACCAGGAAGGCAGAAACATTCATGTAACCATGATGTGGCTCTGTGTGATAATGATAACTCACTTTTTGTTCCTCCTACTCCTGTTGCAAAGTCACTTTTGAGTGAGAAGCAACGAAAAGGTCAGACTGAATACAGCAGCAGTAGTTCGAGTCAGACTTATGGAGAGCTGCTAAGAGACAGAAGGGATTGCAAAATATCACTGATGGATCAAACTGTTAAGTCCACTCAGAGAGGTCTGGTTCAAACAGGAAACGCTGACAGTGAAACTTTAGATAAGGGGGCAATGGATGGATCTGATAGTGAGAATGGAGCGTGTGATTGGTCTAGAGATCTGTTCTCTGACTCGGTGTGA